Proteins from one Geomonas agri genomic window:
- a CDS encoding carboxymuconolactone decarboxylase family protein, which yields MQNHLNAKQRAIIPVAAFTANSDLDKLKVALSEGLDAGLTVNEIKEILVQLYAYAGFPRSLNGISTFMTVIGEREKKGIRDEKGREASPLPSNQTSLEFGTQNQTKLVGQPVAGPLFDFAPTVDRFLKAHLFGDIFQRDVLTWQDRELATVAALANIEGVNPQLQGHLAIALHNGLTPEQLREVVSILHAKCGPQVAENAGVVVEQVVASRKPVTVGVPPVVNQPKSAVHGAKEKNMSQQHDDLRDGGVFPRGEKNEAYAKYFTGTSYLNMLSTERVLIGNVTFEPGCRNFWHIHHKGGQILLVTGGRGWYQEWGKPARELTAGDVVNIPPETRHWHGATKDSWFSHVAVEVPAVGGSTEWFEPVSDEAYNRLPD from the coding sequence ATGCAAAACCATCTGAACGCGAAACAGCGGGCAATCATCCCGGTCGCTGCTTTCACTGCCAACAGTGATCTAGATAAATTGAAAGTGGCCCTAAGTGAGGGACTCGATGCCGGGCTTACCGTGAATGAGATAAAGGAAATCCTCGTTCAGCTTTATGCGTACGCCGGCTTTCCTCGAAGCCTCAACGGCATTAGCACTTTTATGACGGTCATTGGCGAGCGAGAGAAAAAGGGGATCAGGGACGAGAAAGGGAGGGAAGCAAGCCCTTTGCCGTCGAACCAAACCAGCCTTGAATTCGGCACCCAGAACCAGACCAAGCTGGTTGGTCAACCGGTGGCCGGGCCTCTTTTCGATTTCGCCCCGACCGTCGACCGATTCCTGAAGGCCCACCTCTTTGGTGACATCTTTCAGCGTGACGTGCTGACCTGGCAAGATCGGGAATTGGCAACCGTGGCTGCTCTGGCCAATATCGAGGGTGTTAATCCCCAATTGCAGGGGCATCTTGCCATTGCTCTGCACAACGGCCTGACACCGGAGCAACTGCGCGAGGTTGTAAGCATTCTGCACGCAAAATGCGGCCCGCAGGTTGCGGAGAATGCCGGAGTCGTTGTTGAACAGGTTGTGGCCTCCAGGAAACCAGTGACCGTTGGTGTACCCCCGGTTGTAAACCAGCCGAAGAGTGCTGTGCACGGAGCAAAGGAGAAAAACATGAGCCAGCAACACGATGATTTGCGCGATGGCGGGGTTTTCCCTCGCGGAGAGAAGAACGAGGCGTACGCCAAGTATTTTACAGGCACCAGCTACCTCAACATGCTGTCCACGGAACGGGTTTTAATCGGCAATGTGACCTTCGAGCCTGGATGCCGGAACTTCTGGCACATCCACCACAAGGGGGGGCAGATTCTGCTCGTCACCGGCGGACGCGGCTGGTATCAGGAGTGGGGAAAGCCGGCCCGGGAACTCACCGCCGGCGACGTGGTGAATATCCCTCCGGAAACCAGGCACTGGCATGGAGCTACGAAGGACAGCTGGTTTTCCCATGTGGCAGTGGAAGTTCCGGCAGTGGGAGGCTCCACCGAATGGTTTGAGCCGGTGTCTGACGAGGCATACAACCGTTTACCCGACTGA
- a CDS encoding 4Fe-4S dicluster domain-containing protein, with translation MNANDDSGSHSRRQFLKGCGLGAGSLVLLGQFGVHSAAWALSGEPVLKMVLVDYSKCTGCRTCETACSASNHPVPVGGNELPGLGNPAYSNIRLHNFNPDVDVANVCAMCADTPCVNACRVEPDGKTGRRALYRDEGTHTIRNDPARCIGCRSCAWACTSQRTGTISPNHVTGKPERMCTLCAGNPQCVKRCPFSALSYVEVRRDRKFYGQSPEKIAAQLARNWYGTADFGGLK, from the coding sequence ATGAACGCTAACGATGATAGTGGGAGCCACAGCCGCCGGCAGTTTCTGAAGGGGTGTGGGCTCGGTGCCGGTTCGCTTGTCTTGCTCGGCCAGTTTGGAGTTCATTCCGCTGCCTGGGCTCTTTCGGGAGAGCCCGTTCTTAAAATGGTTCTGGTAGATTACAGCAAGTGTACTGGTTGCCGCACCTGTGAAACTGCCTGCTCTGCGAGCAATCATCCGGTGCCGGTCGGCGGCAATGAGTTGCCGGGACTTGGCAATCCTGCTTATTCAAACATTAGGCTCCACAACTTCAATCCCGATGTGGACGTAGCCAATGTCTGCGCCATGTGTGCCGACACCCCTTGTGTCAATGCGTGCCGGGTTGAGCCTGACGGCAAAACTGGGCGACGCGCCCTTTATAGGGATGAAGGTACCCATACCATCCGCAACGATCCCGCTCGCTGCATCGGATGTCGCAGCTGTGCTTGGGCCTGCACCTCGCAAAGGACCGGCACGATCAGCCCCAACCATGTTACGGGAAAACCGGAAAGGATGTGCACGCTATGCGCTGGCAACCCGCAATGCGTGAAAAGATGCCCGTTCTCGGCGCTGTCGTATGTTGAAGTCCGACGCGACAGGAAATTCTATGGGCAAAGTCCTGAAAAAATTGCAGCCCAACTGGCCAGGAACTGGTACGGAACGGCCGATTTCGGAGGTTTAAAATGA
- a CDS encoding aldehyde ferredoxin oxidoreductase family protein has protein sequence MSSKAGYHGVILSIDLSTGKAQKVAIPSEDLDNFVGGQGLGIKILYDRLKKPGVDPLSPENPLIFMPGPFSGLPVPSSSRTCVVTKSPITAPRKSDFSHASTVTYSNMGGFFGPEVRFAGYDGMVITGKAPVLSYLVIDDAKVEIRDASKFKGMRTDAFDKAILEELGDRKYKTVYIGPAGENLVPYSSILHTAGRAAGRGGAGCVMGSKNLKAIAVRGTGQPGVADHAGFLSALDKARSVLNGSAYAKSWAEQGTARGIVGNSNAGTEAVRNYREGTFTEAEKIGAGTARRDVWVRDIACYCCPLACKKSGMTKGKYGGIVHDGPEYETGVMLGSNLLISDMAGLLKVITSIDDLGLDQISTGNVIGFLMEAYERGMINRGFLDGIDLKWGSVDATLAIIEKIAAKDGVGALAAGGVRALAWQIGQGSEKFAIHVKGLELAAHNIQANLPRGLSYATASRGACHMSGDNVAMQNRRAILDSTGMCFFPTFEPALEEPMLSLLSAITGRQFDKAEFEKTGERIFNLEKMFNYREGFRREDDRLPDRFFDDAFTLGPKKGAVLNRDVFEMTLTEYYKERGWDPETTKPGASKLKELGLHYL, from the coding sequence ATGAGCAGCAAGGCTGGGTACCACGGCGTTATCCTCAGCATCGACCTCTCCACGGGGAAGGCTCAAAAGGTAGCCATTCCATCGGAAGATCTTGATAACTTCGTCGGGGGGCAGGGGCTCGGTATCAAGATTCTTTATGACCGACTCAAGAAGCCGGGAGTCGACCCGCTATCGCCGGAAAACCCCCTAATCTTCATGCCCGGGCCTTTCTCGGGACTTCCGGTTCCCTCCTCCTCCAGAACCTGTGTTGTGACCAAGTCGCCAATTACGGCTCCCCGAAAAAGCGACTTTTCCCATGCCTCGACCGTTACCTATTCGAACATGGGCGGTTTTTTCGGACCGGAAGTCCGGTTCGCAGGCTACGACGGGATGGTCATAACCGGCAAGGCACCGGTGCTGTCTTACCTGGTCATCGACGACGCAAAGGTGGAGATCCGTGACGCTAGCAAGTTCAAAGGGATGCGGACGGATGCCTTTGACAAGGCTATTCTTGAAGAACTTGGCGATCGTAAGTACAAGACGGTCTATATCGGACCTGCCGGGGAGAATCTCGTTCCCTACTCCAGCATCCTTCATACCGCCGGGAGGGCTGCGGGCAGAGGGGGCGCCGGTTGCGTGATGGGTTCCAAGAACCTGAAGGCGATTGCGGTGCGGGGCACTGGGCAGCCCGGCGTTGCCGATCATGCCGGGTTTCTTTCGGCACTGGACAAGGCCAGGTCGGTCCTTAACGGTTCGGCGTATGCAAAGTCGTGGGCGGAACAGGGAACGGCCCGGGGCATTGTCGGCAACAGCAACGCCGGAACCGAGGCCGTCCGTAATTACCGGGAAGGGACCTTTACCGAAGCCGAGAAGATTGGCGCTGGAACAGCAAGGCGCGACGTCTGGGTGAGAGATATCGCCTGCTACTGTTGCCCGCTCGCTTGCAAAAAGAGCGGGATGACCAAAGGGAAGTACGGCGGGATTGTCCACGATGGCCCCGAGTACGAGACTGGAGTCATGCTGGGCTCCAACCTGCTGATATCCGACATGGCGGGCCTGCTTAAGGTAATTACCAGCATCGACGATCTCGGCCTTGACCAGATTTCGACCGGAAACGTCATCGGCTTTCTCATGGAAGCCTATGAGCGAGGGATGATCAATCGGGGCTTTCTCGACGGAATCGATCTCAAATGGGGAAGTGTCGATGCGACGCTTGCCATAATTGAAAAGATCGCCGCCAAGGATGGCGTAGGAGCCTTGGCGGCCGGGGGGGTGAGAGCCTTGGCGTGGCAGATTGGCCAGGGCAGCGAAAAATTTGCCATCCATGTGAAAGGGCTTGAGCTGGCCGCACACAACATTCAGGCCAACCTGCCCCGGGGGCTTTCCTACGCAACCGCTTCTAGGGGAGCTTGCCATATGAGCGGGGACAACGTCGCCATGCAGAACAGACGGGCCATACTTGATTCGACCGGCATGTGCTTTTTCCCCACCTTCGAGCCAGCCCTAGAAGAGCCTATGCTCTCTCTGCTGAGCGCAATAACCGGGCGGCAGTTCGATAAGGCAGAGTTTGAGAAAACTGGCGAGAGGATCTTCAATCTGGAGAAGATGTTCAACTACCGCGAGGGGTTTCGCCGTGAAGACGACCGGCTCCCCGACCGCTTTTTCGATGACGCCTTCACCCTTGGGCCGAAGAAGGGAGCGGTGCTGAACCGGGATGTCTTCGAGATGACCCTGACTGAGTATTACAAAGAACGCGGATGGGACCCGGAAACGACCAAGCCGGGAGCATCGAAACTCAAAGAACTTGGGCTGCATTATCTTTGA
- a CDS encoding DUF2459 domain-containing protein encodes MEKPRTIPSVFTPQWLPLGSLVLLLVTLALALTGCAAEKKWQYLPATRGEERSIYVIAHGWHAGIALPAEELGDELGFVREYLRPGRYYEFGWGEAEFYQADKITPAIFLKAVFWKNPSVMHVFSMPAEPAQQFPGADMVELKLSATGVKHLKDSLRTSFKLDAAHRPHPLKGGAHGEYRFFTAQGYYLITHTCNTWTAKVLASGGVPMDTVFTLRSGGVMRQAKDARKEYLKLRPDRAEQEGMQ; translated from the coding sequence ATGGAAAAGCCACGCACCATACCGTCGGTTTTTACACCGCAATGGCTACCACTGGGATCGTTGGTCCTGCTGCTTGTCACCCTGGCACTTGCGCTCACCGGTTGCGCTGCGGAGAAGAAATGGCAGTACCTGCCGGCGACGAGGGGGGAGGAACGCTCCATCTACGTCATCGCCCACGGCTGGCATGCAGGAATCGCTTTGCCGGCCGAAGAACTGGGCGACGAGTTGGGCTTCGTCAGGGAGTACCTGCGCCCGGGGCGCTACTACGAGTTCGGCTGGGGCGAGGCGGAGTTCTACCAGGCGGACAAGATCACCCCCGCCATCTTCCTAAAGGCCGTGTTCTGGAAAAATCCGAGCGTGATGCATGTCTTCTCCATGCCGGCCGAACCGGCTCAGCAGTTTCCGGGTGCTGACATGGTCGAGCTCAAGTTGTCGGCAACCGGGGTGAAGCACCTGAAGGATAGCTTGCGCACCAGCTTCAAGCTCGATGCGGCTCATCGCCCCCATCCCCTGAAAGGGGGAGCGCACGGCGAATATCGGTTCTTCACGGCGCAAGGGTACTATCTCATCACCCATACCTGCAATACCTGGACGGCCAAGGTGCTGGCAAGCGGCGGCGTGCCCATGGACACCGTCTTCACCCTGCGCTCGGGGGGCGTGATGAGGCAGGCCAAGGACGCCAGGAAAGAGTACCTGAAGCTGCGGCCGGATCGCGCTGAGCAGGAAGGGATGCAATAA
- a CDS encoding nucleotidyltransferase, which translates to MRAPAGPEKASEIMTALVPPAQWAVYAEFIAEASRRGIPFAVGGGLAVSAYSDCVRNTKDMDIYIMEKDSRIVMEISRELRFTEYTTVPYDPTWSYRSCRDGYILDFLWKMLNGRAWVDENWVTKGWELKVRGTAFRLLPVEELVWSKLYIMRNDRTDWPDIISLLYARGAELNWPRLLANLGEDRLLLGGVVSLLRWLCPGHVSTFPDSIWAPLGLLPPSFDTPGIDRDRVALINGEHLFPGGLP; encoded by the coding sequence GTGCGAGCGCCAGCGGGTCCGGAAAAGGCTTCAGAAATCATGACGGCACTGGTGCCGCCGGCACAGTGGGCCGTCTACGCCGAGTTCATTGCCGAGGCCTCCAGGCGCGGCATACCCTTTGCCGTGGGGGGCGGGCTGGCGGTGTCGGCCTATTCAGACTGTGTTCGCAACACCAAGGACATGGACATCTACATCATGGAGAAGGACAGCCGGATAGTGATGGAGATCTCCCGGGAGCTTCGCTTCACCGAGTACACTACCGTCCCCTATGATCCCACCTGGAGCTACCGCAGTTGCCGCGACGGCTACATCCTTGATTTCTTGTGGAAGATGCTGAACGGAAGGGCCTGGGTTGACGAGAACTGGGTGACCAAGGGGTGGGAGCTCAAGGTCAGGGGCACCGCCTTCAGGCTCCTCCCCGTGGAAGAACTGGTCTGGTCGAAGCTGTACATCATGAGAAACGACCGTACCGACTGGCCCGACATTATCAGCCTGCTCTACGCCCGCGGTGCCGAGCTTAACTGGCCGCGGCTGCTCGCGAACCTCGGGGAGGACCGGCTGCTGTTGGGGGGCGTGGTCAGCCTGCTACGCTGGCTCTGCCCCGGTCACGTCAGCACCTTCCCCGATAGCATCTGGGCACCCTTGGGGTTGCTGCCCCCTTCGTTCGACACGCCCGGCATTGATCGGGACCGGGTAGCCCTCATCAATGGGGAACACCTTTTTCCGGGAGGACTGCCATGA
- a CDS encoding sugar phosphate isomerase/epimerase family protein, which translates to MKIGAMNHPRQDPAQEIRRFAEMGLDFIDLTLEPPAAGWWQCDVEEVARALTDAGMGIVGHTAYYLPIAHPFEEVRRAAVEALTHSARVFAKLGARVMNIHPDAHAPMHDRDFVIGQNLKSLAEVMAAAQGSGVRIMVENLPRNFNTAAQLAELLDPLPELGLHLDIGHTELMLKTSSADEIIERFGSRLLHVHLHDNKGGDADLHLPLGAGTIDVARHLTTLQRAGYDGTITLEVFTPDAAFLKYSADRLRAMWNEARQ; encoded by the coding sequence ATGAAAATCGGAGCGATGAACCACCCGCGTCAGGATCCCGCCCAGGAGATCCGACGCTTTGCGGAGATGGGACTCGATTTCATCGACCTGACGTTGGAGCCGCCGGCCGCGGGGTGGTGGCAGTGCGACGTCGAGGAGGTGGCCAGGGCGCTGACCGATGCCGGGATGGGAATCGTCGGGCATACCGCCTATTACCTTCCCATCGCCCATCCCTTCGAGGAGGTGCGGCGTGCGGCGGTGGAGGCGCTGACGCATTCAGCCCGCGTCTTCGCCAAGCTCGGGGCGCGGGTCATGAACATACACCCGGACGCCCATGCGCCGATGCACGACCGGGACTTCGTGATAGGCCAGAACCTGAAGAGCCTGGCGGAGGTGATGGCGGCTGCCCAAGGGAGCGGCGTGCGGATCATGGTCGAGAACCTGCCGCGCAACTTCAATACGGCGGCCCAACTGGCGGAGCTGCTCGATCCCCTGCCGGAACTGGGGCTGCACCTGGACATCGGTCACACCGAACTCATGCTGAAAACAAGCAGCGCCGACGAGATCATCGAGCGCTTCGGCTCGCGTCTGCTGCACGTCCACCTGCACGACAACAAGGGGGGGGACGCTGACCTCCACCTCCCCCTCGGCGCGGGGACTATCGACGTCGCCAGACATCTCACCACCTTGCAGCGCGCAGGTTACGACGGCACCATCACCCTTGAGGTGTTCACGCCCGACGCCGCCTTTTTGAAGTACAGTGCCGACCGGCTGCGCGCCATGTGGAACGAGGCGCGGCAGTGA
- a CDS encoding class I SAM-dependent methyltransferase, whose product MNLYHELCLPHLTNCVCGLKALARQRALVVPLARGRVLEVGMGTALNLPFYDRNKVSCIWGLEPSPGMRKAAQKNVQESGLPVRWLDLPAATIPLEDQSVDTVLLTFTLCSITDWRIALAEMRRVLAPGGRLLFCEHGAAPDQGVLRWQERITPWWKHMAGGCHLDRPIPQLIAGAGFRVVALDAQYVEGVPKLAGYTYRGWAEKG is encoded by the coding sequence ATGAACCTCTACCACGAGCTATGCCTGCCTCATCTAACCAACTGCGTCTGCGGACTGAAGGCGCTGGCGCGGCAACGGGCGCTGGTCGTGCCGCTGGCGCGAGGACGGGTGCTGGAGGTAGGTATGGGGACTGCCCTGAACCTCCCCTTTTACGACCGGAACAAGGTGAGTTGCATCTGGGGTCTGGAACCGTCACCGGGGATGCGCAAGGCGGCGCAGAAAAACGTGCAGGAGAGCGGGCTGCCGGTGCGCTGGCTCGACCTGCCGGCCGCGACCATCCCCCTTGAGGACCAAAGCGTCGACACGGTGCTGTTGACCTTCACCTTGTGCAGCATAACCGACTGGAGGATAGCACTGGCGGAGATGCGGCGCGTGCTCGCGCCGGGAGGGAGGCTGCTTTTCTGCGAGCACGGGGCCGCACCCGACCAGGGCGTGCTGAGATGGCAAGAGCGCATCACGCCGTGGTGGAAACACATGGCCGGGGGGTGCCACCTCGACCGTCCCATCCCGCAGCTGATCGCTGGGGCAGGTTTCCGGGTGGTCGCGCTCGACGCGCAGTACGTGGAGGGAGTGCCAAAACTGGCCGGGTACACCTATCGCGGCTGGGCGGAAAAGGGGTGA
- a CDS encoding response regulator, with protein sequence MFRPSSLSIRFLLLLIVFVVALPAAGVILYSGIQFRNAMLDEARHQTLQLSERIATEQRNLVVAAEQLMTSLAQLPEVRARDKAKVEPILRELLKLNPMYGNITIADRRGMMWASAIPMNQPLDISTRRFFKSAVTSGKLSSGEYIVSRIITKPIFNLGYPLKDQDGRCVGVIGVSINIGNYQQLLQQMNLPPGASFVILDYKGVILARGIDHARYVGKPYPEAAFRQMQQGPETGTETREGLQGDSRIISYRKLRLPGEAIPYMYVTAGIPIEVATREASRAMVLSILLLSSVLFVACGCAILIGKRCIGDRIRMLEGASEKLAGGDADVKVSALVVGGELGSLARTFDSMAEQLRAREDALARSEAFLNTIIQTEPECVKLLDREGRLQMMNSAGLAMIEADSLAQVQGACVYSLVTPEYRDAFVKLTENVFRGIPGNLVFETTGLKGRRVWLDTHAVPFRNDQGEIVSLLGITRDITEHRKSEEERRENLLLFESLMRYSPMGIRIFDGESGQCILLNQATAEIAGGQVEAMQQQNFRTLSSWQESGLLEVAEQVLDDGVARVRDVDLHTSFGKEVAMSYSLSRLLMKDKKHLLVVGRDVTDERRLAQEKTEMEAQILHVQKLESLGVLAGGIAHDFNNILMAIMGNAELALLRLPQESPVRTNLQNIEKSSQRAADLAQQMLAYSGKGSFVIEVVDVNAIIREMSHMLAVSISKKVEMRLELGGDLRPLEVDATQIRQVIMNLVINASEAIGDRNGVIQIRTGTRDLDGAALSRLWLTDRLQEGLYVYFEVVDDGCGMDQDTLGKIFDPFFTTKFTGRGLGMAAVLGIVRGHRGTIEVHSEPGQGSLFRVYLPAYQSEFRQPARQEQSAVAACGSGTVLLVDDEEAIRSLGREMLESLGYSVLTAVDGSAAVEMYAQRRDEVDCVILDLTMPHMDGEQALQLLRSMDPEVQVILSSGYSEQEITERFTGRGLAGFIQKPYRLADLGQKLQRAQTNRRRQ encoded by the coding sequence ATGTTCCGCCCGTCCTCGCTGTCGATCCGCTTTTTGCTGCTGCTCATCGTCTTCGTGGTCGCCCTGCCGGCCGCCGGGGTCATCCTCTATTCCGGCATCCAGTTTCGTAACGCCATGCTCGACGAGGCGCGGCATCAGACCCTGCAGCTCAGCGAGAGGATCGCGACCGAGCAGCGCAACCTTGTGGTGGCAGCCGAGCAGTTGATGACCTCCCTGGCACAGCTTCCCGAGGTGAGGGCGCGGGACAAGGCCAAGGTGGAACCGATCCTGAGGGAGCTGCTCAAGCTGAACCCGATGTACGGCAATATCACCATCGCGGACCGCCGGGGGATGATGTGGGCGAGCGCCATCCCGATGAATCAGCCCCTCGATATCAGCACCAGGCGCTTCTTCAAGAGCGCGGTGACCAGCGGCAAACTCTCCTCGGGTGAGTACATCGTGAGCCGGATCATCACCAAGCCCATCTTCAACCTCGGCTACCCGCTGAAGGACCAGGATGGGCGGTGCGTCGGGGTGATCGGGGTCAGCATCAACATCGGCAACTACCAGCAACTGCTGCAGCAGATGAACCTCCCCCCAGGCGCCAGCTTCGTGATCCTGGACTACAAGGGGGTCATCCTGGCTCGGGGCATCGACCACGCGCGCTACGTCGGCAAGCCCTACCCGGAAGCGGCGTTTCGCCAAATGCAACAGGGACCGGAAACCGGTACCGAGACTCGCGAGGGACTCCAAGGGGACAGCAGGATCATCTCCTACCGTAAGCTGCGGTTGCCGGGGGAGGCCATCCCCTACATGTACGTCACCGCCGGCATCCCGATAGAGGTCGCCACCAGAGAAGCCAGCCGGGCGATGGTGTTGAGCATTTTGCTGCTCTCCTCGGTGCTGTTCGTTGCCTGCGGCTGCGCCATCCTGATCGGGAAGCGCTGTATCGGAGATCGCATCAGGATGCTCGAGGGCGCCTCGGAAAAACTGGCCGGCGGGGATGCCGACGTGAAGGTATCTGCACTGGTGGTAGGGGGGGAACTGGGGAGCCTGGCGCGGACTTTCGACTCCATGGCGGAGCAGTTGCGTGCCCGGGAAGACGCGCTGGCGCGCAGCGAAGCGTTTTTGAACACCATCATCCAGACCGAACCCGAATGCGTGAAACTGCTCGACCGCGAGGGGCGCCTGCAAATGATGAACAGTGCCGGCCTTGCCATGATCGAGGCGGATTCGTTGGCCCAGGTGCAGGGAGCGTGTGTCTATTCGCTGGTCACTCCGGAATACCGGGATGCCTTCGTCAAGCTGACTGAGAACGTGTTCCGCGGCATTCCCGGCAACCTCGTCTTCGAGACGACCGGGCTCAAGGGGAGGCGGGTATGGCTGGACACCCATGCCGTTCCGTTCCGCAACGATCAAGGCGAAATCGTTTCCCTTTTGGGGATCACCAGGGACATCACCGAGCACAGAAAGAGCGAGGAGGAGCGGCGCGAGAACCTGCTGCTGTTCGAATCGTTGATGCGCTACTCCCCCATGGGGATCCGCATCTTCGACGGTGAGTCGGGGCAATGCATCCTGCTGAACCAGGCGACGGCCGAGATCGCCGGGGGGCAGGTGGAGGCGATGCAGCAACAGAATTTCCGTACCCTGAGCTCGTGGCAGGAAAGCGGACTGCTGGAGGTTGCCGAACAGGTGCTGGACGACGGCGTGGCCCGGGTGCGCGACGTTGACCTGCATACCAGCTTCGGCAAAGAGGTCGCCATGTCCTACAGCCTGTCCCGGCTGTTGATGAAGGACAAGAAGCACCTCTTGGTGGTGGGACGCGACGTCACCGATGAACGGCGCCTGGCGCAGGAGAAGACGGAGATGGAAGCCCAGATCTTGCACGTCCAGAAGCTGGAGAGCCTGGGCGTACTGGCGGGGGGCATCGCCCACGACTTCAACAACATCCTGATGGCCATCATGGGCAACGCCGAGCTGGCACTGCTCAGGCTGCCGCAGGAATCGCCGGTCCGGACGAACCTGCAGAACATAGAGAAGTCCTCGCAGCGTGCGGCGGACCTGGCCCAGCAGATGCTCGCCTATTCCGGCAAGGGGAGTTTCGTCATCGAGGTGGTGGACGTCAATGCCATCATCAGGGAGATGAGCCACATGCTGGCGGTTTCCATTTCCAAGAAGGTTGAGATGCGCCTGGAGCTCGGCGGCGATCTTCGCCCGCTCGAGGTGGACGCGACGCAGATCCGGCAGGTGATCATGAACCTGGTCATCAACGCCTCGGAGGCGATCGGCGACCGCAACGGCGTCATCCAGATCCGTACTGGGACCAGGGATCTGGACGGGGCGGCGCTGTCGCGGCTGTGGCTCACCGACCGGCTCCAGGAGGGGCTCTACGTTTACTTCGAGGTGGTCGACGACGGCTGCGGTATGGACCAGGATACCCTGGGCAAGATCTTCGATCCCTTCTTCACCACCAAGTTCACCGGGCGCGGACTGGGCATGGCCGCGGTGTTGGGGATCGTCCGCGGACACCGCGGGACCATTGAGGTGCACAGCGAGCCGGGGCAGGGCTCCTTGTTCCGGGTGTACCTCCCCGCCTACCAGTCTGAGTTTCGGCAGCCCGCGCGACAGGAGCAGAGCGCCGTCGCGGCGTGCGGTTCCGGCACGGTGCTGCTGGTTGACGATGAGGAGGCGATCCGTAGTCTCGGGCGGGAGATGCTGGAGAGCCTCGGCTACAGCGTGTTGACCGCCGTTGACGGTTCGGCCGCCGTGGAAATGTACGCACAGCGCAGGGACGAGGTGGACTGCGTGATCCTGGACCTGACCATGCCGCACATGGACGGCGAGCAGGCCCTGCAGCTGCTGCGGTCGATGGATCCGGAGGTGCAGGTGATCCTCTCCAGCGGCTACAGTGAGCAGGAGATCACCGAGAGGTTCACCGGCAGGGGGCTGGCGGGGTTCATACAGAAGCCCTACCGTCTCGCGGACCTGGGGCAGAAGCTGCAGCGCGCCCAAACGAACCGGCGGCGGCAGTAA
- a CDS encoding HD domain-containing phosphohydrolase produces the protein MFEDVKVILADDDPLNLDMLEKMLQQFECTLIRAGNGQEVLDAISAHPQVDLVVMDLKMPVLDGYEVLRRIKQDVHWHDIPVVVVTADGQEVASVLELGANDFLGKPFNLCELRHRVMNQIRNKRLADFAKDTNAVLEVEVAKRTAALQQALAKAMQTEYEISLRLGRAAEFRDKETGSHLKCISQLSKRLGQLAGIPDDQCDILYFASLLHDVGKIGIPDSILLKPGKLTPEEFATMKGHTVIGGKIMSGSRDYPVIEAGRVIALQHHEKWDGTGYPYGLKDDEIHIFARVVSIVDVFDALLTERVYKRAFTIEESVAIMVDEAGKAFDPQLLELFFQHIDEFHSLQQSIHADTLPITSITEMIR, from the coding sequence ATGTTCGAAGATGTTAAGGTGATCCTGGCAGACGACGATCCCCTCAACCTCGACATGCTCGAGAAGATGCTGCAGCAGTTCGAGTGCACCCTGATCAGGGCCGGCAACGGCCAGGAGGTGCTCGACGCCATCTCGGCCCACCCCCAGGTGGACCTGGTGGTCATGGACCTTAAAATGCCGGTACTGGACGGCTACGAGGTCTTGCGCCGGATCAAGCAGGACGTGCACTGGCACGACATACCGGTGGTCGTAGTGACCGCAGACGGCCAGGAGGTGGCCAGCGTGCTGGAACTGGGGGCGAACGACTTCCTCGGCAAGCCGTTCAACCTGTGTGAGTTACGCCACCGGGTCATGAACCAGATCCGCAACAAGAGGCTGGCGGACTTCGCCAAGGATACCAACGCCGTCCTCGAGGTCGAAGTCGCCAAAAGAACCGCGGCGCTGCAACAGGCGCTGGCCAAGGCCATGCAGACGGAGTACGAGATTTCGCTGCGGTTGGGGCGTGCGGCGGAGTTCCGGGACAAGGAGACGGGATCGCACCTGAAGTGCATCAGCCAGCTTTCCAAGCGGCTGGGGCAGCTGGCCGGCATCCCCGACGACCAGTGCGACATCCTCTACTTTGCGTCACTTTTGCACGACGTGGGCAAGATCGGCATCCCCGACTCGATACTGCTCAAGCCGGGCAAGCTCACGCCGGAGGAGTTCGCCACCATGAAGGGGCATACCGTGATCGGCGGGAAGATCATGTCCGGGTCCAGGGACTATCCGGTAATCGAGGCGGGAAGGGTCATCGCGCTGCAGCACCACGAAAAGTGGGACGGCACCGGCTACCCGTACGGACTAAAGGATGACGAGATACACATTTTCGCACGCGTGGTTTCCATCGTCGACGTCTTCGATGCCTTGCTGACCGAGCGGGTCTACAAGAGGGCGTTCACTATCGAGGAGAGCGTGGCGATCATGGTCGACGAAGCCGGCAAAGCCTTCGACCCGCAGCTCCTCGAACTGTTCTTCCAGCATATCGACGAGTTCCACTCGCTTCAGCAGAGCATCCACGCGGACACCCTCCCCATCACCAGCATCACCGAAATGATCCGTTAG